A single window of Intrasporangium calvum DSM 43043 DNA harbors:
- a CDS encoding ribonuclease J: protein MSRRGSRTKRATGLPGLAPGGLRVVPLGGLGEIGRNMTVFEHAGRLLIVDCGVLFPEEHQPGVDVILPDFTWIRDRLDQVDAILLTHGHEDHIGGVPYLLRERPDIPLVGSRLTLAFIEAKLKEHRIKPVTVEVREDHRRKFGPFDCEFIAVNHSIPDGLAVAIRTAAGLVLHTGDFKMDQFPLDGRVTDLRAFARLGQEGVDLFLVDSTNAEVPGFTISEGELAPAIETVFRTTPGRVIVSSFASHVHRIQQVLDAAQQHGRKVAFVGRSMVRNMGIASELGYLTIPEGLVVDDLKKLERLPANQIAIVATGSQGEPLAALARMANRDHPVRVTEGDTVLMASSLIPGNENAIYRVINELTRWGANVVHKGNAKVHVSGHASAGELAYCYNIIRPTNVLPVHGEWRHLRANADIAVRTGVDPKSVLIAQDGSVIDLVDGRAAITGTVPAGMVYVDGMTVGGATEAHLHVRRTLAEEGVLTIICIVDPATGELTEDPDYLAHGFERDAMDFDDATPAIQKALTKASRDGIEDIEQIEELVRAAASGWAHRKHRRSPLIIPVIIDA, encoded by the coding sequence ATGAGCCGCCGCGGGTCTCGCACCAAGAGGGCCACTGGCCTGCCGGGTCTCGCGCCGGGCGGGCTGCGAGTTGTGCCGCTGGGTGGTCTCGGCGAGATCGGCCGCAACATGACGGTCTTCGAGCACGCCGGGCGGCTGCTGATCGTCGACTGCGGCGTCCTTTTCCCGGAGGAGCACCAGCCCGGGGTGGACGTGATCCTCCCGGACTTCACCTGGATCCGCGACCGGCTCGACCAGGTCGACGCGATCCTGCTCACGCACGGCCACGAGGACCACATCGGCGGGGTGCCCTACCTGCTGCGTGAACGGCCTGACATCCCACTGGTCGGCTCCCGCCTCACCCTGGCCTTCATCGAGGCCAAGCTCAAGGAGCACCGGATCAAGCCGGTGACCGTCGAGGTCCGCGAGGACCACCGCCGGAAGTTCGGACCGTTCGACTGCGAGTTCATCGCGGTCAACCACTCCATCCCGGACGGCCTCGCGGTCGCGATTCGTACCGCCGCCGGGCTGGTCCTGCACACCGGCGACTTCAAGATGGACCAGTTCCCGCTCGACGGACGGGTCACCGACCTGCGGGCCTTCGCCCGGCTCGGGCAGGAGGGCGTCGACCTCTTCCTCGTCGACTCGACCAACGCCGAGGTCCCCGGCTTCACCATCTCCGAGGGCGAGCTGGCCCCCGCGATCGAGACCGTGTTCCGGACCACGCCCGGCCGGGTGATCGTCTCCAGCTTCGCCAGCCACGTCCATCGCATCCAGCAGGTCCTCGACGCCGCGCAACAGCACGGTCGCAAGGTCGCCTTCGTCGGACGGTCGATGGTCCGCAACATGGGCATTGCCAGCGAGCTCGGCTACCTCACCATCCCCGAGGGGCTCGTCGTCGACGACTTGAAGAAGCTCGAGCGCCTCCCGGCCAACCAGATCGCGATCGTCGCGACCGGTTCACAGGGCGAGCCGCTCGCCGCCCTCGCCCGGATGGCCAACCGCGACCATCCCGTCCGCGTCACCGAGGGCGACACCGTCCTCATGGCCAGCTCGCTCATCCCGGGCAACGAGAACGCCATCTACCGGGTCATCAACGAGCTCACCCGTTGGGGAGCCAACGTCGTGCACAAGGGCAACGCCAAGGTCCACGTGTCCGGGCACGCCAGCGCCGGCGAGCTCGCCTACTGCTACAACATCATCCGGCCCACCAACGTCCTCCCTGTCCACGGCGAGTGGCGCCACCTGCGAGCCAACGCCGACATCGCCGTGCGTACCGGCGTCGATCCCAAGAGCGTCCTCATCGCCCAGGACGGGTCCGTCATCGACCTCGTCGACGGCCGCGCCGCCATCACCGGGACCGTGCCCGCCGGGATGGTGTACGTCGACGGGATGACCGTCGGCGGGGCGACCGAGGCGCACCTGCACGTCCGTCGCACGCTCGCCGAGGAAGGCGTCCTGACCATCATCTGCATCGTCGACCCCGCCACCGGCGAGCTCACCGAGGACCCCGATTACCTCGCCCACGGCTTCGAGCGAGACGCCATGGACTTCGACGACGCCACCCCGGCCATCCAGAAGGCCCTGACCAAGGCCTCCCGCGACGGTATCGAGGACATCGAGCAGATCGAGGAGCTCGTGCGCGCCGCCGCATCGGGTTGGGCCCACCGCAAGCATCGCCGCAGCCCGCTCATCATCCCGGTCATCATCGACGCCTGA
- a CDS encoding response regulator transcription factor gives MRVLVVEDERPLAAALRRSLESEGFSVVVALNGVDGDWQAQEQTFDVIVLDVMLPGMSGYDICRNVRARDDSTPIVFLTAKDGEYDEADALDIGGDDFISKPFSPVVLAARLRALLRRAGEGPEPSVVVGSLRLEPAKQRAWLGADELRLTAREMALVRYLAHRVDHVVSKTEILEHVWDQAFEGDANVVEVYIGRLRRKLATQPDVAIETVRGLGYRLSGRGA, from the coding sequence GTGCGGGTTCTTGTCGTGGAGGATGAGCGGCCGCTGGCTGCTGCGCTGCGCCGGAGTCTGGAGTCCGAGGGTTTCAGCGTCGTGGTGGCTTTGAACGGTGTCGACGGCGACTGGCAGGCGCAGGAGCAGACGTTCGATGTGATCGTCCTGGATGTGATGCTGCCCGGCATGTCGGGTTACGACATCTGCCGCAACGTGCGCGCGCGCGACGACTCGACGCCCATCGTGTTCTTGACCGCGAAGGACGGGGAGTACGACGAGGCCGACGCGCTGGACATCGGAGGCGATGACTTCATCTCCAAGCCGTTCTCCCCGGTCGTTCTCGCGGCGCGGCTGCGGGCACTGCTGCGGCGCGCCGGCGAGGGGCCAGAGCCTTCCGTGGTGGTGGGCTCGTTGCGGTTGGAGCCTGCCAAGCAGCGGGCCTGGCTGGGCGCCGACGAGCTGCGGCTGACCGCACGGGAGATGGCGCTGGTGCGCTACCTGGCCCATCGGGTTGATCACGTGGTCAGCAAGACCGAGATCCTTGAGCATGTCTGGGACCAGGCCTTCGAGGGCGACGCGAACGTCGTCGAGGTGTACATCGGGCGGCTGCGTCGCAAGCTGGCAACTCAGCCGGACGTGGCGATCGAGACGGTCCGCGGCCTGGGGTACCGCTTGAGCGGACGAGGCGCATGA
- a CDS encoding sensor histidine kinase: MRAPPPGVRTSTTLYATAAVALVLALAGLVLLALLRTTLTDGIDASVRARADEVAALVRAGSLVSVVPAATDEGSIVQVLDGAGAVLAATANIEGEAALLAPGAGAGIHTEVALPTAAGAGFRVLTLQVGPDTIIVAQSLGPVDRAVASAGRLLLEVFPVVLVLAALITWVGVGRALAPLEQIRRKTATIGAGEVTAQVPLPRTRDEVHRLAQTMNAMLARVGEASARQRRFVADASHELRSPLATMQAVLEIAQRRGELAAWTVAGAELKAEQVRMRHLVEDLLLLARLDGRAPEVRDELDLDDLVHEAADALRRAGTVEVVVEPLPALRVRGDRAQLARVLQNLTDNAQRHAAGTVHLALRRRGDRAVVQVRDDGPGVAPADREVIFERFTRLDEARARDRGGSGLGLAISREIAAAHAGSLQLLDADTAAGAVFQLDLPLWNG; this comes from the coding sequence ATGAGAGCTCCTCCTCCGGGGGTCCGCACCTCGACGACGCTGTATGCGACGGCGGCGGTGGCTCTCGTGCTCGCCCTGGCCGGGCTCGTCCTGCTGGCGTTGCTGCGCACGACCCTGACGGATGGGATCGACGCGTCCGTGCGCGCCCGCGCTGACGAGGTCGCCGCGCTCGTGCGGGCTGGGTCGTTGGTGTCGGTGGTGCCGGCGGCAACGGACGAGGGCAGCATCGTCCAGGTCCTCGACGGCGCGGGTGCGGTGCTCGCGGCGACGGCGAACATCGAGGGAGAGGCGGCGCTGCTGGCACCGGGGGCCGGCGCAGGAATCCATACCGAGGTTGCGTTGCCCACGGCCGCCGGCGCGGGGTTCCGGGTCCTGACCCTGCAGGTGGGGCCGGACACGATCATCGTGGCCCAGTCGCTCGGTCCAGTGGACCGGGCGGTTGCCAGCGCTGGACGACTGCTGCTCGAGGTATTCCCGGTGGTCCTGGTGCTGGCGGCCTTGATCACCTGGGTGGGTGTGGGTCGGGCCCTGGCGCCCTTGGAGCAGATCAGACGCAAGACGGCGACCATCGGCGCCGGGGAGGTCACCGCACAGGTGCCGCTTCCGCGGACCCGGGACGAGGTGCACCGCCTTGCCCAGACGATGAATGCCATGCTCGCACGCGTCGGGGAGGCGAGCGCACGGCAACGCCGGTTTGTCGCCGACGCCTCCCACGAGCTGCGCAGCCCACTGGCGACCATGCAGGCCGTGCTCGAGATCGCCCAGCGGCGCGGCGAGCTTGCCGCGTGGACCGTGGCCGGGGCCGAGCTGAAGGCCGAGCAGGTGCGCATGCGGCACCTGGTGGAGGACCTGCTGCTGCTGGCACGGCTGGACGGCAGGGCGCCCGAGGTGCGTGATGAGCTCGACCTCGACGACCTGGTGCACGAGGCGGCCGACGCGTTGCGCCGCGCAGGCACGGTTGAGGTCGTCGTCGAGCCGTTGCCAGCCTTGCGGGTACGAGGTGATCGCGCCCAGCTCGCCCGTGTTCTGCAGAACCTGACCGACAACGCTCAACGGCACGCTGCCGGCACCGTCCACCTTGCGCTGCGGCGCCGCGGTGACCGAGCCGTGGTCCAGGTCCGAGACGACGGGCCCGGGGTCGCCCCGGCAGACCGCGAAGTGATCTTCGAGCGTTTCACCCGGCTCGACGAGGCACGGGCGCGCGACCGAGGCGGTAGCGGACTGGGGTTGGCCATCAGCCGGGAGATCGCCGCTGCGCACGCCGGCTCGCTGCAGCTGCTCGACGCTGACACCGCAGCCGGCGCGGTGTTCCAGCTGGACCTGCCCCTGTGGAACGGATGA